AGCATGTGACGGACATAAGGCAAGCAAAGCCGGCAACGCAGGCCAAAGGCCACCTGCTGCTGCAGTGCTTCAGGGCTTGTCACCTTGTGCTGCTGGGCAATCGCCTTAAGCTCGGCAAACGTTCGCTGAAAGCAATAGCATCGGTCAATGCGCATTGTTAACGCCTCTCTTGCACAAGCGCGATGTGGGAAGGGGCTGGGCCTACGCTAAAGCGGTCAATCTGACGTCCTTCGCGGTTCAAGATCACCACAGCGCCTGCGGCGGTATAGTCTGGGCGCCCGTTGGGTCCAGCAGCCAAGCGGGCCACATAGAGCCGTTGTTGTGCGGCATCATAGGCCACAGCTGAAAGACCAGCCAAATCCGTTGCGGTAGGCACCGTGATCGTTGCTGCCAGGGCGTTGGCATTGGTGTTAACCCGAAAGATGCGGCCGCTACCGCTTGAGATTGCATAGAGTTCTTCCACTTCCGGAGCGTAGTAGGCCACTTGCGTGCCGTTGGCCGATCCGAGCTGAACCTCAAGCGTCAGACGTGCAGTCACGACCCCGGTAGTGGGATTCATGAAAACGATTTGGCCATTGGTCTGTTCAATGATGGCGCTGTAATCGGCATTGTACACCGTTTTGCCTAAGCAAACGACAACCAGTTCCTCTTCGGCATCAATAAACACTGCTTGGGGACCGTCGCAACCCGGTTCAAGTGTCTGAACCACCGCATCTGTAGCGGTATCGATCACCGAAATGGTTCGCCCCGCACCTAGTGAACCGTAGTTGGCGACGTAGACCCGTCCCTTGTGAGCTACGAGCCCTTCTGGATAAAGGCCAACGGGGATTGTATCGGGCAAAAGCGTTTGGGTTACAGGATTAAAGGCTAGCACAAATCCATCGCGTCCAAAAGCCATGTTGGTCACGTAGGCTTTTTGGTCGCTTGCAAAGGTGATGTATCGCGGGATAGGTACATTTATGCGGCCCGCCAGCTGGCGCGAAGTTAGGTCAACGATCGCGATCTGTCCGACGCTAAACGTGTTCAGGGCTACATATGCTCGTCCTTGGTGCAGCGTTAGGCTTTGCACGAAGGCGTTCAGGGCCAGCGTAGCGGTCTGGCCTGTAGCCGGGTCATAAAACGTCAGCGAGCCATTTTGGTCACTGAAGTTGCCCCCATTGCCTACCACAACGCCTGTGATGACCAATCTGGAGGCTTGATCATCTTCGGAGCCCAGCAGATCGCAACCGTTTAGTACCAAAAGGAGCAAGCTCCAAAGCAATAGCAGTTTTCTCATGGTTTATCTTAATTTAGTGGATGGACTTACGCGTTTTTTGGGTTCAGATCGATCCGAAGCTGCACGCGCACCTGGCGCGGAGGCATCGGGTAAAAACGCACCACTTCGTAAGGATAGTTGGTCAGATTCTCCACGCTGAGGCCTAAAGCCAGCCGTACGTAGCGCAGGGCTTGCTCCCAGCGCAGGTAGCCATCGACAATGAGGTAGGGCCTTAATGCCTGCGTTTCATCAGTGGTGAGATAGCGACGGCCTGTGTAGCGTCCTTGCAGGCCGATGCGCAACCCAGCCCATTGGATTTCCCCAAAAGCTTTCAGCTGGTGCAAAGGCACGTAGCGAAGCTGGCGGCCGAAAGCTGGGCTTGCACGATATGAGCGGTCCTCGGCGCGGGTATAGGTGTAGAAGCTTCCGCCCTGGAGTACCACAGGACC
This Rhodothermus bifroesti DNA region includes the following protein-coding sequences:
- a CDS encoding (2Fe-2S)-binding protein, which encodes MRIDRCYCFQRTFAELKAIAQQHKVTSPEALQQQVAFGLRCRLCLPYVRHMLQTGKTVFHEVLREDVA